Genomic DNA from Caviibacter abscessus:
AGACACAAAATCAATAAATGCTGACTTATTTTTAAATAAATACATGGTTTATACTACAAATAAGTACATAGATATAAACACAAATATATCAAAACTTCATATTATTGCAAACGGTAAATTAAATGACTTGGAAGCTAAAATAAATTTAGGCAAATCTTTTGTCATAATAAATGGCGTAAAAATGGGTTATTTAGTTTCAGACATGAATATGAAAAATAGTATATTATATATTGATAATATGACTTTAGATGATAATAATTTAAAGGGAACATATGATTTTAACAGCAAGCAAATAGATATAAATGTTACTATATCACAGCAGTTGCAAAAAATATTAAATACGACTTCACTTAAAACGGATATACAATCAACAATAAACTTTAAAGGTACACCAAATAATGTAAGTGCGTATATGGATCTTTATTTAAAAGATATATCATATAAATCATTAGAAATACCTAATACAAAACTTAATATTGAATATACAGGCGGAAATATAACAAACTTATTTAGAACAGGAATATTAAACGTTAAAGAAATATCGATACAAGGTAAAGATGGAGCAAACTTATTTAAAACAAATGCTAAATTTAATTTAGCAAATTTAAATCTTAATTATGATATTAAAAATAAGGAATTTGACTTATCAAAACTTGGAAAAGAATATGACGGTAAAATTCAAGTAAGAGCAGCATTAAAAGGTAATTTAGATGATTATTATGCAGAAATAATGTTAAATTCAAGTAATATGAAATTTAAAAATAATAATATTAAGGATTTAACTTTAAGTTTACAAGCTAATAAAGATGGTATAAATATAGGGCAAGGGTATTTTGAATATCAAAATAATCCTGTGCTTATTGAAGGATATATTATACATAAACCATTAGATTATGATATAAGGGTAGTTGCAAAAGACTTTGATTTAAGCTTTTTAAAATTGCTTAATTCAAATATATCACAATCTTCGGGTATGGCAAATATAGACTTTGTTGCTAATAAAAATAGTCATACAGGATCAATAAAAATTGATAATTTCAATTTTAAAACTAAAGATAAAGATTATGATATCAGTAAATTTAATGTTGACCTAAGCTTTATTAACAAGGACATAAACTTTAACAAATTTAACGGTTTATTCAATGGTGGAACTGTAAATATATCAGGTAGTTTAACATTACCAAATGTATCTGATGATTTTATGCAAACTAGAAGATTAAAATTAGGTAAATTTGATTTAAATATGAATGCAAATAACATGTTGATAAAATATAAAGGGAATAAAGCTATTCTTACAGGTGATTTAAATATTAAGGGAGAAAATATTACAGGTAATATTATTATAAACTCCGGAACAGTGTCATCATTATCACTTATTGATAAGAAAAAGAATAACAATACAAATGTAAAACAAGGATACATAGATACATTTATTAATGAAGTTATAAACAATTTGTTAAAACAATACTTGGTTACAATTGATTTAGAAACTTCAAAACCTATAGTTATAGACGTACCTACATATCTTGTTGCAAAAAATATAATGGGAGAGTTAAGTGCAAAATTAACTTTAATATATGAAAATGGACTACCACATATTTATGGTGATGCTAATGTAACTAAGGGTTCATTTGATATAAATAATAATGTATTTTCTGTAGAACAATTTGAACTACAGTTTTTAAATAAAGTGGAAAGTACAATAATTAATCCATATATTAATTTAAGAGCAACAACACGGGTAGGAAAAGAAAATATTGAGGTGAGTTCTGTAGGCTTTATTAGTGAAAAAAATATCCAGTTCAAATCTGATTCCGGTAAATCAAGAGATGAAATCTTGGAGTTATTAACATTTAGAGGATTTAAGCTTAATACAGAAACTGGACTAAGTTTTGGTAAAAACGTGATAAATATAGCAACAGAAACAGCGGTAAATCAATTGTTTAGTCCAATAACAAACATGATTGGAAAAACAATAGGTCTTACAAAATTTGATATAAATGCTAATATTGAAGACAAAGATAAATTAGAACTTAATAATTTATTAAATAATACTTCGGCAGATATATATCTACAAAGTAGGTTAATTAAAAATAAAGAAATTTATTGGAATACAAAGGCTTCATTACCATTTAATGGAGATTTAAAGAGAATAAAATATGATTTATGGATATCATATTTATTCAAGGACTCATTTGGTGCTAATATAGGAATTAAAGGACAAAATGGAAATGAGTTCAATCTTAAAAATATTCATTTCTACGGTGGTATTAATTACTCTAAGAAATTTGATGATTTTTCTGACTTTTTTGATAATTTATCAAATATCTTTGATAAGAGAGAAACTTTGAAATAAGAAAGGATTAGTAATTATGAATAAAAAATTAGGATTTGGGCTTGCCGCCGTAATCTCTATTATGTCAACGGCGAGTTTTGGAATTGAAAACATGAAAATTACTAAAATTGAAGTAAAAAATTTAAGAGAATTAACAAAAGAATATGTATTATCAAGTATACCGGTAAAAGTTGGAGATCAATATGCAAATAAGGAATTAAGTGATATATATTTAGCACTTCGTAATACAGGAGTGTTTTCAAATGTAAATATCTATCCTACAATAAATGGCTCAGAAGTATCATTACTACTTGAAGTAGACGAAGTAAATAATGCAAAAGAAGAATTAGCAAATAGACAAGCAATTATTAATGCATCAAAAAGAACAGATTTAATTGTAAACAGTGTTAAAGTTGTTGGAAATACTGAGGTTGATTTAAAAGAAATTTTAGATGCTTCTTCTGTAAAAGTTGGAGAGTATTTTACTCCTATAACTGTAAATGTACTTGCTAATGCAATTTTATCAACAGGATATTTTGAAAGTGTAAAACCTTCTGTTGATAGAAATGGTAATACTAAAACAGTTAATGTAAAATTTGAAGTAAAAGAAAATCCAAAATTAAAAAGCATAACTATTGATGGTGTTACAGCATTTACAGTAGAACAAATAAAAGAAGTTGCAGGACTTATTGAAGGTAAGGTAATAAATGCAAATGCACTTAATCCTAATACAAGTCCTATTCTTGAACTATATCAAAAATACGGTATAGTAACTGCAAGAATAATAGATGTGAAATATAACGACGGAAATATACAAATGAAAATATCAGAAGGAAAAATTAATAAAGTAACTTTTGGTAAAACAGTTCAAAAACAAGATGGTAGAAGATTTAGTGAAAGACAATATACACTTAAAACAAAACCATATGTATTAGAAAGAATGACAACTCTTAAAGAAGGTGAAATTCTTACTAATCAGAGTATAACTGAAACTATACAAGAGTTCTATAAAACAGGATTATTTAGTTCAGTTGAACCTAAAATAGAGGGTGTAGCAAATGATCCAAATGGTAGAAATGTAACTCTTATACTTGAAGAAAGACCATCTACATCAATAAATGGACAAGTAGCTTATGAAACAAAAGAAGGATTTACAGGAGGTATAACACTTTCAGATAAAAACTTCTTAGGTAATCAACAAGAAATATCATTACAAACAAATTTTGGGACAAGAGGAAACTACGATTTAAGTTTTTCATTCTTTGACCCTTGGATTAAAGGAACTCCAAGACTTCAAGTAGGAACTAATGTATTTTTCAAAAGAGAAAAAGCAAGAAAAGCAGACCTTGAAAAAGATGGAGAGTTGCCTTCAATACTTGAAAATGTAACAAGAATATCAGGTTCATATGTATATGGAGCAAGTGTTACACTTGGTAAAGGTGTTGCAAGAAACACTTTCCTTTCAGTAAAACCAAGAATATATGGAGTAAGAAGTACCAATGCTGAAGAACAACAAAAAGTATTAGTAGACTATACTTTGGGTTCAGTTGCAACAACTGTAATTTACGATTCAAGAAATGACTCATATTTACCAAGAAGTGGATTCTATTTATCAGCAACGTATGAATTAGGATACATATTTAGAGATAAGAGTGTTAAGCCGAGTTATCTAACAAGAAAGAAAGAA
This window encodes:
- a CDS encoding translocation/assembly module TamB domain-containing protein; its protein translation is MKKAKINTILITLLLLFLTFVLTWINIDKTAEYILDDIMKTNVKIGSIKFEKYKIVAENIELKDLSNEYVGFVKKAYVYPNPFLVSRVSLVKIKGGNIVIKQGEDWQLNLSNILRHSKTPSIKRVSNIGIVTFEDINATYINTKYEQKIEKSLGNVHGMLISNMSDNIKLSLTGEHNNEKMSFGYTNIPFVGKSVLSLFSFKDDKDKSLKDKKISLGFENATFTQEAAQFLPFELYDAKLNILNGNFDIILSKNKEPLELYGNLKVECLDFKYKDYDKIFKNITANVKMNKHLVDVNVSADIEKKNVSIDINSDINTKKLNAKIKFDELPYEYLNKYSLINKQNLNLKGNVSADILFKFNLQNENKLEDISGTIKSKNIEASGINLENIDINLKNGKLKGKTHIVKKSSINIDELLEFNLNVDFNKMLANGRVNITNFTKELELDKISVDVEMKSTNKMSAKINSNQISGLLTYDNNKITLSAESKKTINFKYNSIDLSNNFKIKSLVYDTNNKKLMSDIDVSTLVNGYDVNVKTNAKIKDNALFLNSDVIQGNSIVKVTGNTNSKFEHNYNINGNLQFEKIMEILGIDKKIKDANKYIPLNFSAVLTGKGKDLDAKFNISSNYINYISEFQDIKISGNITNILKNPSALATINTKEIWKAYHRLKNISANISYENKKLLVNNIQNEHLSGTLVYNLDTKSINADLFLNKYMVYTTNKYIDINTNISKLHIIANGKLNDLEAKINLGKSFVIINGVKMGYLVSDMNMKNSILYIDNMTLDDNNLKGTYDFNSKQIDINVTISQQLQKILNTTSLKTDIQSTINFKGTPNNVSAYMDLYLKDISYKSLEIPNTKLNIEYTGGNITNLFRTGILNVKEISIQGKDGANLFKTNAKFNLANLNLNYDIKNKEFDLSKLGKEYDGKIQVRAALKGNLDDYYAEIMLNSSNMKFKNNNIKDLTLSLQANKDGINIGQGYFEYQNNPVLIEGYIIHKPLDYDIRVVAKDFDLSFLKLLNSNISQSSGMANIDFVANKNSHTGSIKIDNFNFKTKDKDYDISKFNVDLSFINKDINFNKFNGLFNGGTVNISGSLTLPNVSDDFMQTRRLKLGKFDLNMNANNMLIKYKGNKAILTGDLNIKGENITGNIIINSGTVSSLSLIDKKKNNNTNVKQGYIDTFINEVINNLLKQYLVTIDLETSKPIVIDVPTYLVAKNIMGELSAKLTLIYENGLPHIYGDANVTKGSFDINNNVFSVEQFELQFLNKVESTIINPYINLRATTRVGKENIEVSSVGFISEKNIQFKSDSGKSRDEILELLTFRGFKLNTETGLSFGKNVINIATETAVNQLFSPITNMIGKTIGLTKFDINANIEDKDKLELNNLLNNTSADIYLQSRLIKNKEIYWNTKASLPFNGDLKRIKYDLWISYLFKDSFGANIGIKGQNGNEFNLKNIHFYGGINYSKKFDDFSDFFDNLSNIFDKRETLK
- a CDS encoding BamA/OMP85 family outer membrane protein; translation: MNKKLGFGLAAVISIMSTASFGIENMKITKIEVKNLRELTKEYVLSSIPVKVGDQYANKELSDIYLALRNTGVFSNVNIYPTINGSEVSLLLEVDEVNNAKEELANRQAIINASKRTDLIVNSVKVVGNTEVDLKEILDASSVKVGEYFTPITVNVLANAILSTGYFESVKPSVDRNGNTKTVNVKFEVKENPKLKSITIDGVTAFTVEQIKEVAGLIEGKVINANALNPNTSPILELYQKYGIVTARIIDVKYNDGNIQMKISEGKINKVTFGKTVQKQDGRRFSERQYTLKTKPYVLERMTTLKEGEILTNQSITETIQEFYKTGLFSSVEPKIEGVANDPNGRNVTLILEERPSTSINGQVAYETKEGFTGGITLSDKNFLGNQQEISLQTNFGTRGNYDLSFSFFDPWIKGTPRLQVGTNVFFKREKARKADLEKDGELPSILENVTRISGSYVYGASVTLGKGVARNTFLSVKPRIYGVRSTNAEEQQKVLVDYTLGSVATTVIYDSRNDSYLPRSGFYLSATYELGYIFRDKSVKPSYLTRKKEELKNLYEGKNDTKKTQSMNVAGSSVNNKNGNNDAEALKKAKEEYDKKIKENKNSKDLEEAKKKYEEEVKKFKEKNNGKITLGDTSNQTLNHRFFNRFNVDFRAYHRVYKDKNSMAYRITLGYANEGTPENLMFRVNDGTTLRGYNDEATNAIFTATAENRTYINNYIQLVAFGELGLNSKPTGTNSTTGLQQYTAFKDIFKKENLKIDLGLGARITTPIGVIRLDYAWPLINANGNSKGKFSFGFGQTF